AGTACATGTCTTATCGCAAAAATCGTTTCGGGATTTCCCTCAGGGACACTTGTGAAATATTTTGAATATCCAGCAGATGGCAATAGCGAATAACGTCCGCTTTTAATTACCTGGTCTGCATAATCAAAAGCATTTTTATAATCTCCCATATAAAGATAAACTCTGCTCAATAATGCTATTGCTACTTCTTTAGATGCAAAATTATTGTTTTTTGTACTGTTCATTAGCTTGATCGATTTTAGTAAATCGCTAATTACCAGTGCGTAAACGTCTTTTACTTTTGATCTGGCAGGTAATTCTTTTACATCTGTATTTGTTTTAAGCATCACGCCTAAAGATTCTCCGTTGTTATCCGTATAAGGCCGTCCAAAAAACTTAACCAGATCAAAGTGAATCATTGCTCTTAAAAAGTAGTTTTCTCCAAGCAGCTGATTTCTTACCGGATCTTCACTTTCTGCTACTTTCTCTATCACGACATTGGTACCAAAAATAGCCTGGTAACCTTTTCGCCAAAAGTTTTCTGCATTTCCCTGATTTTTTTGATGCTGATAATTATAAGCATAAAATAAAGGGTCAGTAGTGGTACCACTTAAGGAAACATTGTCACTTGCATATTCAGAAAATATGTGATAATTACGTACATAATAAGGGTCTTTGATGTAATTATAAGTTCCGATAGTAGCGGATTGAAGCCCTTCCAGGGTACTTACTACGGTTTCATTAACGATACCACTATAAGGAGGAAGCGTCAAGTCTTTTTTACAGGCTGTAGCAGACACGATAAGCGCCATAGCTACTATTGTTTTATAGCTGTTAGTCATTTTTGTAATCTTTAATTATACTTAAAAACCTATGTTAACACCGAATAATATTTTTTTACTAATCGGGTATTTGGTACCGCTCACCCCACTTGTATTTGGTGTAGAGAAAATAGTAGATGGGTCTAAATCGGCAACTTCCGGATCCATGCCCGAGAACCTGGTTAAAGTAATCAGGTTATCTGCACTTACATAAACTCTCAGATTTGAAATTTTAAGTCTTTTGGTGATGGCATCAGAGAAACTATACCCAAGGGTAATATTCCTTAATCTCAAATAAGAACCATCTTCTAAATATCTTGAAGAAGGTTTATTAGATAATTTATTCCCATTCACTACAGCTTTTGGATGCGTAGCCATATCTCCGGGATTTTCCCATCTGTTCCAGCCATCCTTTAAGATCATACTGTTGTATTGAGGATATGCACCATCCGCATCGAATACTTCCCGGTCGGCATTATAAATCTTACTACCATAAACAAAATTGAAGAATGTATTTAAGCTGAAATTCTTATAGGTAAACTCATTTCCCATACCGCCAGTAAATTTTGGTGAAGAAGTACCTACATATCTTCTTTCTGCGGCATTGTAATTGTTAGTGGTCGTTGTGGTACCATCAGCTTTGGTCATATACCATAATGGATCTCCATTAGCAGGGTCTACACCTGCCCATTCTCTGGTATACCAGGAATTCATATCACGGCCTACTGTAATATTCTGATTAGCAAATCTGGCTATAGGCTGATCCAGGTATAGGTTAGTAACCCTGTTTTTGTTGAAACCAATATTGAAGCTCGTATTCCATTTAAAAGCACCAGTAAAGTTTTTGGTACTTAATTCAATATCAATTCCTTTATTTTTTACGGAACCTATATTTTGCAAATAACTATAAAAACCAGAGGCAGCAGAAAGTGGTACAGCAATGATCAGATCCTTATTGGTTCGCTGATATACATCAATGTTTAGTTCAATTCTGTTCCAGAAACCTATATTAATCCCCGCATTGATTGTGGTAGGTGTCTCCCAGGTTAAATCAGGATTGGCGATTGCTGAAGGATAGCCACCCGGAATATTTGCATATTGAACATCAAAACTATATAAAGGCAATGAACTATAATCTCCCGTTGGGGTATTACCGGTAACTCCATAACTACCTCGTAATTTCAGGTTCGTAATTACACTGGATTTGAAAAACTTCTCGTTGGAAATCAACCATCCACCCGCAAGAGAATAGAATAAACCAAACTTGTGATTTGCGCCGAACTTAGAAGAACCATCATTCCGCATAGAAACAGTTCCGAAATATCGGTTATCATAATTGTAGTCACCCATGAAAAGCTCCGAAATAAAACGGCTTTTTGATTTTCCACCTTTTAATAGATAGGCTGTAGCAGTTGAATTTAATATTTCCAGACCGGGTTGGATACCATAACCAGTTCCGTCAATATTATCAACATAATTTTGCTGATACTCAAAACCAGCTATTCCAGATAAGTTGTGTTTTCCAAAACTATGCGCTGCATTAAATAAATTAGAAGTAAGCACGCTGTTCGAATAATTATATAAATTTCTAAGCTCTCCTGAATTAGCTTTTCCAGTAGGAGTCCGGGCATCATTCAGAATTTCCCTTCTGGTATTCGTTGTCGTATATCTATTTGACGTAGCGAAATTTAACCAATCGGTAATCTTATATTCTAGTTTTAAATCTCCCGCTAAAGTCTGACCTCTTTCATTGTCAACATTATAATCGTTCAGGTACACGAAATTGGTTTTATCCCTTCCATACCATTGACTTTCATTATCAATATATCTTGGACTTCCATCAGCATTGTAAGGGCTATCCCATGGCAGATTGGTATAGGCCTGATAAAGTGCTCCGGTACGGTCATCTGTCTTTTTACTAAAACCTGCGTTAACTCTGGTTGTAATTTTAAAGCGGTCATTAATCTTATGATCCAGATTAACCCTGAAATTGATA
The sequence above is drawn from the Pedobacter cryoconitis genome and encodes:
- a CDS encoding RagB/SusD family nutrient uptake outer membrane protein; the protein is MTNSYKTIVAMALIVSATACKKDLTLPPYSGIVNETVVSTLEGLQSATIGTYNYIKDPYYVRNYHIFSEYASDNVSLSGTTTDPLFYAYNYQHQKNQGNAENFWRKGYQAIFGTNVVIEKVAESEDPVRNQLLGENYFLRAMIHFDLVKFFGRPYTDNNGESLGVMLKTNTDVKELPARSKVKDVYALVISDLLKSIKLMNSTKNNNFASKEVAIALLSRVYLYMGDYKNAFDYADQVIKSGRYSLLPSAGYSKYFTSVPEGNPETIFAIRHVLKDDRLDDAIGSMYWGGAIGYGEMYASQSYRELVNKFPEDLRNSFVVPQYEKNADGTVKKDAQGNPVLQKRNGYPKYFINKYSFQEGYETLSSPVVLRLAEMYLTRAECAFQLGRPNDALVDVNVIRSRAGLSGNALFSSGNMMGYTNVLDVILDERRLEFAFESQRKFDVFRNKRTLNRDYPGTHLASGQTTQQIPYTDPRVIFFIPENDIVLNPNLVQNP
- a CDS encoding SusC/RagA family TonB-linked outer membrane protein; translation: MTKLYKPINPGLNRVFLPSAKLKQFTLNQLTKAITILALTLCSAIAFAQTPVTGKVTDEQGLPMPGVSVKVKKTTNGTITDGNGQFALKAAAGVTLEFTYIGYIQQEVTVAGKSVINVSLKPDAKQMDEVVVVGYTTKSKSQIVSSVSTVSAKQLLDVTSNSASSLLQGKAAGVAVSSSSGQPGTTPSIRIRGTGTFSANMEPLTVVDGVIGGTANPRDIESITVLKDAGATGLYGSRAANGVIVITTKQGKSGKTSVNYSGSYGINNASQGNFQLMNGQQLLDYSTYLYTNDYNSKRGSFIKQLQATTPNPTPQQIDAYLTLKSLPLTNAEYLSGFLPSTPENTDWRKEAFKQAYTNSQNINISGGDEKTHFYVGADYYDEKGTLVNTGYNNINFRVNLDHKINDRFKITTRVNAGFSKKTDDRTGALYQAYTNLPWDSPYNADGSPRYIDNESQWYGRDKTNFVYLNDYNVDNERGQTLAGDLKLEYKITDWLNFATSNRYTTTNTRREILNDARTPTGKANSGELRNLYNYSNSVLTSNLFNAAHSFGKHNLSGIAGFEYQQNYVDNIDGTGYGIQPGLEILNSTATAYLLKGGKSKSRFISELFMGDYNYDNRYFGTVSMRNDGSSKFGANHKFGLFYSLAGGWLISNEKFFKSSVITNLKLRGSYGVTGNTPTGDYSSLPLYSFDVQYANIPGGYPSAIANPDLTWETPTTINAGINIGFWNRIELNIDVYQRTNKDLIIAVPLSAASGFYSYLQNIGSVKNKGIDIELSTKNFTGAFKWNTSFNIGFNKNRVTNLYLDQPIARFANQNITVGRDMNSWYTREWAGVDPANGDPLWYMTKADGTTTTTNNYNAAERRYVGTSSPKFTGGMGNEFTYKNFSLNTFFNFVYGSKIYNADREVFDADGAYPQYNSMILKDGWNRWENPGDMATHPKAVVNGNKLSNKPSSRYLEDGSYLRLRNITLGYSFSDAITKRLKISNLRVYVSADNLITLTRFSGMDPEVADLDPSTIFSTPNTSGVSGTKYPISKKILFGVNIGF